One region of Flavobacteriales bacterium genomic DNA includes:
- the obgE gene encoding GTPase ObgE, with protein sequence MMKNNFIDHVRICCRSGKGGAGSKHLFRSRSITQGGPDGGDGGRGGHVIIEGNTQLWTLLHLRYKKHIIATDGKSGGKSEATGAQGKDEIIYVPLGTVVKDAETDQVLFEIIEHGQREILTEGGKGGWGNTHFKSPTNQTPRYAQPGEPGKEEWKTLELKVLADVGLVGFPNAGKSTLLSVVSAAKPEIANYPFTTLVPNLGIVDYRGHSSFVMADIPGIIEGAHEGKGLGLRFLRHIERNSILLFMVPADANDVKTEYHVLLNELEQFNPELLDKQRVLAITKCDLLDEELETELKESIDLDVPTVYISSATQKGIQELKDVLWEKMN encoded by the coding sequence ATCATGAAGAACAATTTCATTGACCACGTACGAATCTGCTGTAGAAGTGGAAAAGGTGGTGCAGGCTCTAAGCACTTGTTTCGGTCACGTAGCATTACGCAGGGTGGACCAGATGGTGGTGATGGAGGTCGCGGTGGACACGTGATCATTGAGGGCAATACGCAACTTTGGACATTGCTTCATCTCCGTTATAAGAAGCACATCATTGCCACTGACGGTAAATCAGGAGGTAAGTCTGAAGCGACTGGTGCACAAGGCAAGGACGAAATTATCTACGTTCCGCTTGGAACGGTGGTGAAAGATGCCGAAACAGACCAAGTACTTTTTGAGATCATCGAACATGGTCAGCGGGAAATCCTGACCGAAGGCGGTAAAGGTGGATGGGGAAATACTCACTTCAAATCTCCAACGAATCAAACGCCACGTTATGCACAACCGGGCGAACCAGGGAAAGAAGAGTGGAAGACACTCGAGCTCAAAGTGTTGGCTGATGTTGGCTTGGTCGGATTTCCAAATGCCGGAAAATCAACATTGCTTTCCGTTGTTTCAGCAGCCAAACCTGAAATAGCCAACTATCCGTTCACAACATTGGTTCCCAATCTCGGAATCGTTGATTACCGAGGACACAGTTCGTTTGTGATGGCAGATATACCCGGTATTATTGAAGGAGCGCACGAAGGCAAAGGTCTGGGATTGAGATTCCTCCGTCATATAGAACGGAATTCAATCTTGCTTTTCATGGTTCCAGCAGATGCGAATGATGTGAAAACGGAGTACCATGTTCTGCTTAACGAATTAGAGCAGTTCAACCCCGAATTATTGGACAAGCAGCGTGTTCTTGCTATCACTAAATGTGACCTGCTGGATGAGGAATTGGAAACAGAGCTGAAAGAAAGTATCGATCTGGATGTGCCAACGGTTTATATTTCGTCTGCAACTCAAAAGGGAATTCAGGAGCTTAAGGACGTTCTTTGGGAAAAAATGAATTGA